A window of Nomascus leucogenys isolate Asia chromosome X, Asia_NLE_v1, whole genome shotgun sequence contains these coding sequences:
- the RBM3 gene encoding RNA-binding protein 3 isoform X1: MAPRTWCPAGIFGLSCPLTLACSSFTIALTDCQPILLVSPTLSLWMVVRSVWIMQASLLGEPEEVALGPMGVVAATPEVVGTRAMGVAGIMTVDLEGMDMDMDVPETIVAETRVVMTATQEEITETIMTTEMRHAHNIDTQGIISDPGSSFQMAVFIKVFGAALKHLIL; encoded by the exons ATGGCACCCAGAACCTGGTGCCCAGCAGGAATTTTTGGCCTCTCTTGCCCACTTACCCTTGCCTGCTCTTCCTTCACCATTGCCCTGACTGACTGCCAACCCATCCTCCTTGTGTCTCCCACACTTAGTCTCTGGATGGTCGTCAGATCCGTGTGGATCATGCAGGCAAGTCTGCTCGGGGAACCAGAGGAGGTGGCTTTGGGGCCCATGGGCGTGGTCGCAGCTACTCCAGAG GTGGTGGGGACCAGGGCTATGGGAGTGGCAGGTATTATGACAGTCGACCTGGAGGGTATGGATATGGATATGGACGTTCCAGAGACTATAGTGGCAG aaaccAGGGTGGTTATGACCGCTACTCAGGAGGAAATTACAGAGACAATTATGACAACTGAAATGAGACATGCACATAATATAG aTACACAAGGAATAATTTCTGATCCAGGATCGTCCTTCCAAATGGCTGTATTTATAAAGGTTTTTGGAGCTGCACTGAAGCATCTTATTTTATAG
- the LOC115833296 gene encoding uncharacterized protein LOC115833296 has translation MLTHSQPPRPSFCATAQAQNIPAFPQRRQNKMAAATWDKESKCRLSRGHCYHRRHQSLPVGLTLRYSAPASHQPKCFTSEHGTRPLQRKPSLRVSGHYSPHSLFPGLGRRGACVARSRRSAGHTQLTWKLKRKKPGQTASSEEHRKQRRGCAGRRLIKST, from the coding sequence ATGCTCACACATTCACAGCCTCCACGCCCGTCATTTTGTGCCACTGCGCAAGCCCAGAACATCCCCGCGTTCCCCCAACGCCGGCAGAACAAGATGGCCGCGGCCACGTGGGATAAGGAAAGCAAGTGTCGGCTGTCGCGTGGTCACTGTTACCACCGACGCCACCAGTCCCTCCCGGTAGGCCTCACACTCAGATACAGCGCGCCGGCCTCCCACCAACCGAAATGTTTCACCTCCGAGCACGGGACCCGCCCGCTCCAGAGAAAGCCAAGCCTACGTGTCAGCGGCCATTACTCTCCCCATTCGCTATTCCCCGGTCTCGGCCGGCGCGGCGCGTGTGTGGCGAGGAGCCGCCGTTCCGCAGGACATACGCAACTTACCTGGAAATTAAAACGTAAAAAACCCGGACAAACAGCGAGCTCCGAGGAGCACAGAAAACAGAGACGGGGCTGCGCGGGAAGACGATTGATAAAGAGTACGTAG
- the RBM3 gene encoding RNA-binding protein 3 isoform X2: MSSEEGKLFVGGLNFNTDEQALEDHFSSFGPISEVVVVKDRETQRSRGFGFITFTNPEHASVAMRAMNGESLDGRQIRVDHAGKSARGTRGGGFGAHGRGRSYSRGGGDQGYGSGRYYDSRPGGYGYGYGRSRDYSGRNQGGYDRYSGGNYRDNYDN, translated from the exons ATGTCCTCTGAAGAAGGAAAGCTCTTCGTGGGAGGGCTCAACTTTAACACCGACGAGCAGGCACTGGAAGACCACTTCAGCAGTTTCGGACCTATCTCTGAGG TGGTCGTTGTCAAGGACCGGGAGACTCAGCGGTCCAGGGGTTTTGGTTTCATCACCTTCACCAACCCAGAGCATGCTTCAGTTGCCATGAGAGCCATGAACGGAGAG TCTCTGGATGGTCGTCAGATCCGTGTGGATCATGCAGGCAAGTCTGCTCGGGGAACCAGAGGAGGTGGCTTTGGGGCCCATGGGCGTGGTCGCAGCTACTCCAGAG GTGGTGGGGACCAGGGCTATGGGAGTGGCAGGTATTATGACAGTCGACCTGGAGGGTATGGATATGGATATGGACGTTCCAGAGACTATAGTGGCAG aaaccAGGGTGGTTATGACCGCTACTCAGGAGGAAATTACAGAGACAATTATGACAACTGA